A section of the Bryobacteraceae bacterium genome encodes:
- a CDS encoding hypothetical protein (possible pseudo, internal stop codon), translated as MPHDVRDQIVDFVRRWSEASEIGAGQFIGWLGVTASKFYCWRERYGRANEHNGWVPRDFRLEDWEKQAIIGFHLKNPLEGYRRLAFMMLDADIVAVSPSSVWRVLSQAGLLRKWNGKPSKKGTGFEQPPAPHQHWHIDVSYINIAGTFYYLCSVLDGFSRFIVHWDLRPAMTEGDIEIILEAARER; from the coding sequence GTGCCGCACGACGTGCGGGACCAGATCGTGGACTTTGTCCGGCGCTGGTCCGAGGCCAGCGAGATCGGCGCCGGACAGTTTATTGGGTGGCTCGGGGTGACGGCCAGCAAGTTCTATTGCTGGCGGGAGCGCTACGGCCGGGCCAACGAGCACAACGGTTGGGTTCCCCGGGACTTCAGGTTGGAGGACTGGGAGAAGCAGGCCATCATTGGGTTCCATCTGAAGAATCCGCTGGAAGGCTACCGGAGGCTGGCGTTCATGATGCTGGACGCGGATATCGTGGCGGTGAGTCCATCGAGTGTATGGCGGGTGTTGAGCCAAGCGGGACTGCTGCGGAAGTGGAACGGCAAACCGTCGAAGAAAGGGACCGGGTTCGAGCAACCGCCCGCGCCGCACCAGCACTGGCACATCGATGTTTCCTATATCAACATTGCGGGGACGTTCTATTACCTCTGCTCGGTGCTGGACGGCTTCAGCCGGTTCATTGTGCATTGGGACCTGCGGCCGGCCATGACCGAGGGCGACATCGAGATCATCCTCGAAGCGGCGCGGGAGCGGTAG
- a CDS encoding hypothetical protein (possible pseudo, internal stop codon): MTPVRTSPYYPQSNGKIERWQKSLKSGCIQPGTPLTPEDARWLIQQYVDHYNTVRLHSAIGFVTPADMLAGRQTEIHEARDRKLEEARRQRQLGRQQAA, from the coding sequence ATGACGCCCGTGCGCACGTCGCCCTACTATCCGCAATCGAACGGAAAAATCGAGCGCTGGCAGAAATCGCTGAAAAGCGGGTGCATCCAGCCCGGCACGCCGCTGACGCCGGAGGATGCGCGCTGGCTGATTCAGCAGTACGTGGATCACTACAACACGGTGCGCCTCCACAGCGCGATTGGTTTTGTGACGCCGGCCGACATGCTGGCCGGCCGCCAGACAGAGATCCACGAGGCGCGCGACCGCAAGTTGGAGGAGGCGCGGCGGCAGCGGCAACTGGGCCGGCAACAGGCGGCATGA
- a CDS encoding hypothetical protein (possible pseudo, internal stop codon, frameshifted): MIDHGSTCCLGIHVAKRGTRFEVLEPVGQAVREQFGGFSEGIAAGVKLPHDHGSQFMSDDFQREIRFLGMESSPALVREPEGNGSIEHFFRTLKEQLLWVRHFETLEELAEALEQFRHRYDEQWLVERLHFQSPRQAHQALLALEPAARQ; the protein is encoded by the coding sequence ATGATCGACCACGGCTCGACCTGCTGCCTCGGCATCCACGTGGCCAAACGCGGCACGCGGTTTGAGGTGCTGGAGCCGGTGGGCCAGGCCGTGCGTGAACAGTTCGGCGGCTTCTCGGAAGGCATCGCTGCCGGCGTCAAGCTGCCTCATGACCACGGCTCCCAATTTATGAGTGACGACTTTCAGCGTGAGATCCGCTTTCTCGGCATGGAGTCCTCACCCGCTCTTGTCCGCGAGCCCGAAGGCAACGGCTCGATCGAACACTTCTTCCGCACTCTCAAGGAGCAGCTTCTCTGGGTGCGGCATTTCGAGACCCTGGAAGAACTGGCCGAAGCCCTCGAACAATTCCGCCACCGCTACGACGAGCAGTGGCTGGTCGAACGCCTCCACTTCCAATCCCCGCGGCAGGCTCATCAGGCCCTGCTTGCCCTCGAGCCCGCCGCACGACAATAA